From the Mustelus asterias chromosome 22, sMusAst1.hap1.1, whole genome shotgun sequence genome, one window contains:
- the tmem230b gene encoding transmembrane protein 230b isoform X2, giving the protein MMPSRNNAAAGGSSSKVKYSKLADSDEGYIDLQFKKLPTKIPYKAIALATILFLIGSLLITIGALLLTGYINSSYSDTTWPVLIIGILVFLPGFYHLRIAYYASRGYRGYSYDDIPDFDD; this is encoded by the exons ATGATGCCTTCCCGTAACAACGCTGCTGCTGGGGGTTCCAGCAGCAAAGTGAAATACTCAAAACTTGCAGACAGTGATGAGGGTTATATCGATCTGCAG TTTAAGAAACTTCCGACGAAAATTCCATATAAGGCAATTGCACTTGCAACCATCTTGTTTCTGATTGGCTCGTTGTTGATTACCATTGGTGCTCTCCTGTTGACTGGATACATCAACAGTTCG TACAGTGATACAACCTGGCCGGTGCTGATCATCGGGATCCTGGTTTTTCTTCCCGGCTTTTACCATCTCCGGATTGCGTATTACGCCTCAAGAGGATACAGAGGCTACTCCTATGACGACATCCCAGACTTTGATGActga
- the tmem230b gene encoding transmembrane protein 230b isoform X1: MMPSRNNAAAGGSSSKVKYSKLADSDEGYIDLQFKKLPTKIPYKAIALATILFLIGSLLITIGALLLTGYINSSYSDTTWPVLIIGILVFLPGFYHLRIAYYASRGYRGYSYDDIPDFDD; the protein is encoded by the exons ATGATGCCTTCCCGTAACAACGCTGCTGCTGGGGGTTCCAGCAGCAAAGTGAAATACTCAAAACTTGCAGACAGTGATGAGGGTTATATCGAT CTGCAGTTTAAGAAACTTCCGACGAAAATTCCATATAAGGCAATTGCACTTGCAACCATCTTGTTTCTGATTGGCTCGTTGTTGATTACCATTGGTGCTCTCCTGTTGACTGGATACATCAACAGTTCG TACAGTGATACAACCTGGCCGGTGCTGATCATCGGGATCCTGGTTTTTCTTCCCGGCTTTTACCATCTCCGGATTGCGTATTACGCCTCAAGAGGATACAGAGGCTACTCCTATGACGACATCCCAGACTTTGATGActga